One Ursus arctos isolate Adak ecotype North America unplaced genomic scaffold, UrsArc2.0 scaffold_37, whole genome shotgun sequence genomic window, CAAAGAGTATCTTGTGAGCCTCATCAATGCCCACTCACTGGACCCAGCCACCCTGTACGAGGTGGAGGAGCTGGAGACGGCTGCCGAGCGCTACCTGCACGTGCGCCCTCAGCCAGTGGCCGGGGAGGACGCCCCCGCCTACCATGCCCGCCTGTTACAGGTAAAGCCTCCCTCTGACCCGCGCCCCAGAAGTCCCCTATCCAGCCTGTGTCTGAGCTCTAGGCTTCCAGTgtcatcattttctctctccttctgcagaAGCTGATGGAAGAGGTGCCCTTGGGACAGAGTATCCCTCGCAGGAGGAAGTAGCTGAGGGCAGGGGTCCTCTTGAGGGTCTCAAGGCCCAGCCTCCTCAGGACCAGCTCCAGCACCAATAAAGAGGCATCTCCTTGCCCAGGCTTTTTGGTGGTCCTTCTTCTGGCCCCACCATCTGGGGCACcgggggcggggtgtgtgtgtgtgtgtgtgtgaactgaGAGCTTTGTTGAAAGGGTCGCCTGCAGCCCACCGCCTGACCCTCCTTGGACTCAGGGCCAGGAAGGAATTGACACCATGGATGACCAAGGAGGCGCTCCCCAGCCAGCCCCCTGGCCTGGGCtttctcctcccctgcctcctttGTTCCTTCTTCGAATTCAGCTGGTATTTGAGGTCACCTACTAGGCACCAGGCAGGCACAAGGGGggaaacacagatacacaggtGGTATAGGGCCAGCCAGAGCCCTCAGGCCAgactccaggaccctggcctCCCTGGGAAGAAGCAGTGTCACAGAGATCAGCGGGTAGCTAagggggttgggggcggggggaatgaGCCTGAGCGGGGAGGGGCCCTCCTGTGTCCGACAGTGGGATTCCAACAGTGAGGTCCTCAGATgctgctgccccctggtggcgTGGCGTTGCCCTGCAGCTCGGATCACGTGATTTCTGAGAAAAGGCCCTGCCTGGAGGAGAACTGAAACTTAGGGTGGGGACTGTAGGAAGGGGCGGAGAGATCCGGACGTTCCCTGGACTGCTGCTGAGCCGAGGGCAGCTGCATCCTGGGACAGTCAGCGAGCGGCGCAGGTAAGACCGGCCGAGGGTGCACGTCTGCCTGGGTCTAGAGCTGGAAGGCCCGGCCGGATtggaggcgggggcggggctcctggggcccctCGGCTGAACAGGAATATACAGGGGGCCTTGTGAGCCAGGACGCAGGGTGGGTTGGCCTGAGTGAGTCAGGGACCAGGGGCCAAGGTCCCCAGCCCTAGAGGTAAAGGACAGGAGGCCCTGCCGCTGGGTTGTTGAGGGAAGTCCCAGCCCCGGCTCCAGCTGCCCGTTTGTTTTCTTGCCTCCTGGCCCTGCCCACTTCCTCCGCAGCTCTGCCCCACCTACCCCAGAAGCAAGCAGAGGAGAAGAGTTGGTGGGGTCAAACCTAGGtttgggggtggtgggtgagggACCGAAGGGGCAACTCAGAAGCCGATACTGCTTCTGCAAATGCTTGGGCTAGAGACCGGGCTTCTCTCCACGAGCCACACCAAGCAAGGGAGTTCTCTGCCAGACAGAAGATTTCCCAAAAAGTCTTAAAACTAAAACCAAGACCTGAAGTTTCCTTCCAGATGTCACAGCTTGAGATGTTAAAAGGGAGGTTATTTCTTCGTCATTACTAGTGAAGAGAGAAATGACACAATTTGGCCccagaattttgagaaatgtctacaGGCAAAAGATGGATGGGATCACTGGGGGTACTGGCCAGGATCCAACCCCATTGGTGAGGCTCTCAGCATTTGTTCCCTCCCACGGCGTCAGTTCCACTGATGCTGCCTGCGACTCTTGTCCCCAGGATGGCATCAGGCAGGGCACGCTGCACCCGAAAGCTGCGGAACTGGGTGGTGGAGCAAGTGGAGAGCGGGCAGTTCCCCGGGGTGTGCTGGGACGATGCAGCCAAGACCATGTTCCGGATCCCTTGGAAGCATGCGGGCAAGCAGGACTTCCGGGAGGACCAGGATGCCGCCTTCTTCAAGGTGAGAGAGCCCGGAAACGAGCCCCTCCGAGGGAAGGGTGGCATAGACACTGAAGCTCTCACCCTCCAGGGATTGTCAGCCTGGGCTTCAGagaaggggagatgggagggTCGAACCGGCTGCCTAATGGACACAGCCCGATACAAAGTGAAAGTGCAGAAATTGTTAAGGATTTCGGGCCGGCGGTAGCAGAGCATAAACCCGAGCGCTGGCCCTTCTGTGCCCCTGCTCAGGTGGCGTGTCCGCGAAGCCAGCCGGACTAGAGAGCCAGCCAGGGCGTAACATGCCATCTCTGCTTTACTTCCTGTGTTTTGAAGGCGTGGGCGATATTTAAGGGGAAGTACAAGGAAGGGGACACAGAAGGCCCTGCTATCTGGAAGACTCGTCTACGCTGTGCCCTCAACAAGAGTCCTGAATTTGAGGAGGTTCCTGAGAATGGCCATAGGGACGGAGCTGAGCCCTACAAGGTGTATCGGCTGCTGCCGCCGTCAGGGACTCTCCCCGGTGGGTGTCCCCTTGCCCAGCTGCTCTGAAGCAGCAGACTGGGGACAGGGGGAGGATGGAGACAGGAGCCTTCTTGGAGGGTGCTGGGCCTCTCCCCAGGTTCCTCATTCAGAGTTCTGCCCCGTCCCTGTCCTTGGGGAGctgccacccaggttcccctgccTGGGCCTGCCCTTCCTTTCACTGCCTCCTGTCCTACCTGCTGTCCGCGCTTAAGGCCCTGACCTCTCCCCCACTCCACAATATTCCACAGCTCAGTCGGGGACTCAGAAATCACCATCAAAGCGACATCACAGTTCCATGTCCTCTgagaaggaggaagatgaggGTAACACAAAGAACTGCGTGCTCAGTCCCTCCTTGCTTGAGGACCCCCTCAGAAATGTAAGAGCTGGcgagggaatgggggaggggggcctgaGGGCAGGACAGTAACTAGGGGAGGGGTGCGCCAACGATAGACACTGTGTctgcaggaggaggtgggggccagTGGGGGAACAGGCCATTCAAACTTtgggagcagcagcagcggcagcaacAGCCCTGAGCCTCAGGAAGGTACCACCGCCCCTGCCTCTGTTCGTCGCCCCCGTGCCACACCCTCTGGCCCTTGGATTCCCCGTTCTCATTCTGAACGGTACACCTCTGCTTCCCTTATAGATACGAACACAACTGAAGCCCCTTTCCAAGGAGATCAGGTGTCATTGGAATTTCTGCCCCCTCCAGACTCAGGTGCATGGCACTTCTGACTCATCCCTGCTCCCTGTCCCCCCACGTTGTCTCCCTGTAGTCATACGTGTGTTATCGGATCTGTTAGGGCTTGCAGCAGACTGGGCCCACCTTACCCAGACAGTGGCGCCCGTTTTAGGCAGTGCACCTGGCCAGACTCCACACTCCAAATTGCTCAATTCTCAGAAATACCCCCTATCCACTCTGGTCTCTGGAAATCCACTTTGAGACATTAATTCCTGTGGGTCAAGCATCTCGGGGACCTTCTTATAAACTGTAAGACCCGGGGCATTAAGCCCTAGGGCCTCAGGGGGCATTTGTGTCAGTTCCTCTCCTGAGTGGCAGGAAGCCCCTTGGCTGGTGAGGGTGGCGGGAGGGCGGATGAGGAGGGAGGTGCCTTCTCTAACCTCAGAAGGTGAAGCCGCTACCCCCGCCCTCGCTTGGAGTCCCTCTCTGGACCTCGCGGTTCTCACGAGCAACATGAGGATGTGGGATTCGCGAGGAGCCCCTCCTCGTCTCCCGCAGGCCCTGGTGCCGACCGGGCGGCCCCCTCGGGCGAAGTGCGGGTGCACCTGTCGTTCTCTGTCCGCAGACTACTCGCTGCTGCTCACCTTCATCTACGGCGGGCGCGTGGTGGGTGAGGCCCAGGTGCAGAGCCTGGACTGCCGCCTCGTGGCCGAGCCCTCGGGCACCCAGTGCGGAATGGAGCAGGTGGTCTTTCCCAAGCCTGACCCCCGAGAGCCCACCCAGCGCCTGCTGAGCCAGATCGAGAGGGGCGTCCTGGTAGCCAGCAACTCCCGGGGCGTCTTCGTGCAGCGCCTCTGCCCCATCCCCGTCTCCTGGAACGCGCCGCAGGCACCACCCGGCCCAGGCCCGCATCTGCTGCCCAGCAATGAGTGCGTGGAGCTCTTCAGAACCACCTACTTCTGCAGAGGTGAGgggagcccctgcccctgcctcttaCCCCTCGGGACCTGGTAGACTCTGCCGCCCCGTGTCCTCCAGTAGATCCTTCCTTAGAGCTCCTGCGTGGCGCCCTGCACATGCGCAGTGCACAGCCTGCGGGGCCCTGTGCTCCGCCCCGCAGCTGCCTGGCAGCCGCCCTGCCCCAGCCCGGGCCTTGGGCGATGAGGCTCCGGTGGAGCTCAGCACAGCGTCCCGTCTCGGGGACCGCCCCCGCATGGCCGCAGCCAGTAACGGGAAGGTGCGCCCCCGGGCCTCCCCTGCATCTACACTTGCACCCACGCCGTCGACGTATTCGGGAGAGCTGGCGCACGTTACCCACCCCGGCCCTGCTACACCCCAGGCAGCTCCTCTGGTCGCCCTTCTCCCGTCCACTTCCGCCTCCATTCACTTCTAAATCTGACCTTGCGCGTTAGGGGCCAGGAGTATGGGGGCCGCGGGGCAGGAGCGTGCCGGGGCCACGGGTGCCCTTGGTGGAGGGTGCGAGCAGGCAGCAGAGTGAGGGGGCGCCCCTCTGTGTCAGCAGCCCAGGCTGCAGCCATGGGAACTCTAAGCTCTCCGGCAGAGAGCTTTTCAGGTTGTGTAAAAATCAGTTACGTTAAAACACTTCTTACTCGGAGAGGGGTACCCTTTCCTATTTGCACACGGGTGAGTAGCAGCTTAGTTGCTGGCATTTCTCCTGGTGTGAGGCAACAGTCTGGTGACCCTGCAGCTCCTGTTCTGGCCCTGGTCTCCAGCTGGCCCCAGTCTCTTTGTCCAGGATGCAGGATGGgcccctctctgttcctttcctgcCTGTgacctccctcttcttcttcttcttctttttttttttcttcttccaacccTTGACCCTTTCTCTTTCATCAGACTTGGCCAGGTACTTCCAGGGCCTGGGCCCCCCACCCAAGTTCCAGGTGACACTGAATTTCTGGGAGGAAAGCCCCAGCCCCAATCATACCCCAAAGAGTCTTATCACAGTGCAGGTGAGTTCAGGGCAGGGGAAGACCGGTCTGCCTGTGGGGGGGTTCCAGGAGGAGAAGGGGCCTCCGGGTGAAGGGGACTCCTGGGGGTGGTGTCTGCCCCGGCTGTGCTCACGAGCGTCCCTTGCCCGCCCTGTCCGGTGCAGATGGAGCAGGCCTTCGCCCGGCATCTACTGGAGGAGACTCCGGAGGAGCAGGCAGCCGCTCTGTCCCTGCTGCAGagcctgggggacccaccttccgcctctcctctctcttcctcctatCTCCTTTGAAAGAGACTGATTCTCCACACTGCTCACCTGCCTCCCTCGGTGATAATTCTCAGTGGTTGTCTCAGACGGTTACGTCCTGGAACTGCCCGTGTCCCTGGCTGGCGGAGAACTCAAGGGTGATTTTTATCCAccccaccacttttttttttttttttttttaagataggtCTTCTTTCATCTCTGAGGAACTGACCTGGGAAAGTTCAAATGGTGTGAACTCAGGggctctttccctcttcccccaatCCTAAAGCCAAGcactttatgttttcttcatagATGTTCACTagggatttaaaataaaacattattgaaaaagGAGTCAGTATCTGCTTTGTTGGGATGAAAAGGTAGCAGGGGTCACGGGGAAGTGCTAAAGGCGTTATTTGAGAGTGAGGAACTTGGGTTCTCTTCCTGCTGACCTCTCCGggcccctttcctctcctccacctGCAGGTTCTGGCTAGGAAGCTGTCTGGGCTCTGTGGGTTCGGGGCCTGGGGAGAGGATCGAGGTTATCCACCAAGAAGAGCACAGCCTTAACAGCTGTTGTTACCATCAACTTCACATGGAAAAATCTGGGCTCCACTGTTCTTGGCTACAGTCCTTTGATTCAGGCCTTGCAACAGGCATAGGGTTGGACTGAGGTCTAAATGAACAGGAGAACTTGAAGTTCCCTCAAACTATGGGTTAGAGGCACTGGGGCCTGCGAAGGGAGGGGGGGCCAGAGGAAAGAGCTGCTGAGCTTCCTATGCTGAGGGAGGCCAGGCCCCGGTGCCTCTTCTCCCAGCACATGGGCCACTGTCACCCCAACAGAAGGGGCTCC contains:
- the IRF9 gene encoding LOW QUALITY PROTEIN: interferon regulatory factor 9 (The sequence of the model RefSeq protein was modified relative to this genomic sequence to represent the inferred CDS: deleted 1 base in 1 codon), whose translation is MASGRARCTRKLRNWVVEQVESGQFPGVCWDDAAKTMFRIPWKHAGKQDFREDQDAAFFKAWAIFKGKYKEGDTEGPAIWKTRLRCALNKSPEFEEVPENGHRDGAEPYKVYRLLPPSGTLPAQSGTQKSPSKRHHSSMSSEKEEDEGNTKNCVLSPSLLEDPLRNEEVGASGGTGHSNFGSSSSGSNSPEPQEDTNTTEAPFQGDQVSLEFLPPPDSDYSLLLTFIYGGRVVGEAQVQSLDCRLVAEPSGTQCGMEQVVFPKPDPREPTQRLLSQIERGVLVASNSRGVFVQRLCPIPVSWNAPQAPPGPGPHLLPSNECVELFRTTYFCRDLARYFQGLGPPPKFQVTLNFWEESPSPNHTPKSLITVQMEQAFARHLLEETPEEQAAALSLLQSLGDPLPPLLSLPPISFERD